The genomic region ATCCAAGCCCCGCAGCTATTTTTTTATTTATTTCTTATTTCAGATTTTTTATTTCAGACAAACTTTATTAAATATAAAAGACTACATTTATTTTTCAAAAAAGATATAATATATCCATCATGCATAATGCATCTATCATCCTCCTTTTTTTAATTACAAAAATTTTCCAATGGGTTAATAGTTTTGTATTGGCTTATCTTTTTAGTGTTGATAAAAGCTCAGTTATATTATTGTCTATAGTTGCAGTTATTTTTCTAATGTTTGTTATTATTTTTTTGGTAAAGAAATTTTTCTCAAAAAATTTAAAGAAAGCATGGATGATAATAATTGCTTTTATGGTAATAGGTGGATTAATTAACAAGTGGGTAGCGATTGTGGGTTTGCTTAGTATTTGGCTTTATGCTCTTATAGGATTAGAGGCAGAAGTATTTCATTCGTTATCTAATTATAAAAACATTCCTCGATCAATATCTTTTCTATTTTCTTTGGTTCCAATAGCGCTTTTTTATTTATTGCCGCAACAATTTCGTTTATTGCCAGAGGAAAAAAATTTAGCGCCCCAGCTTTTTTATATTATTACTACTGTTCTTGCTTTAATTTATTCTTATTTTAAAAAATTTATTGTTAAACAAAATGATACATCTCAACAGAAAGCTCCTTTTATTTGGTTTGGTTTATTCTTTTTATTTGCCTCATGTCTTTTATATTATGTTGGATTTTATAAAACAGATGGAGACTCTTTGGTGCTTAGTTTTGTTATTCTTTTTTATATAGGCGGAGCAACGATGACGTATGCGGGTATTAACAGATACTTACGGAATAATTGACAAACCGCATAAATACAATTATATTAAAAACAGCTTTTAAAATTCAAATAAAGGAGGAGAATAATGAATTTTAAAAGAGTAAAAAAATATTTTTTAGAGATTATTTTTAGAATCTTTATGGTTTGTTTACCCATTGTTATTTTGGGGTTTATTCGATTGGGTGTCCCGTGTTTTTTTTACCAAAATAAAAAATGGTTGATGGCAGCGGCAATAATTATTCAATTCTTCTGGTTGATTGCTTATTCAGCTGTTGTGATGGCTTCGCTTGCCGAACAAAGAGAACAAAAATTAAAAGAAAAATAATTTTTATAGAATAGGGCTTTCAAAAAGCCCTATTTTTGTTATAATAAAACTTATATGTGGTTAACGCTTTTAATTTTATTTGTTCTGGCAATTTTTTTAGGAGAAGAGTTGATGCTTTTTGTTGGGGCGATGATACATATCGGGCTTTTGCCTTTGTGGCAAACTTTTTTTGTGATGATGTTGGCGGTTTATTTTGGCGACTTTTTGTTTTTTTATTTGGGATATCATTACGGCGATGGGTTAATTGAAAAACTAATTAATAAAAAATTAATTAAACAAGCAAAAGCGGAAAGAATAAGAGGAATTTTTCATCGGGGTGGTACTTGGATTTTGTTTGTTTCAAAATTTGCTTATGGTCTAAATCATTTAACACAGTTAGTAGCGGGAGCAATGAAATTTGATGTTAAAAAATATATAAAAAATCAACTTGTTGTTTCTTTAGGCTGGGTAATTTTCTATTTATTTATTGGTTATACATTTTCCGCTGTTTTATCAGATATTTTCTTTGATATTCGAGCGTTAAGTATAGCCTTATTATTAATTTTTGCTTTGATTTTTGCCTTGGGTTGGATTATTGATTTTATTATTACCCGCATTTTTCCTAGAGAAAATCAATAATTGCTTACCTTTATTTTTTTATTTATACTAATTAATAGTCGGCTAAAATTAAATTTTTTTATGAAGGATTATTTGCAAAAAATTACAACCAATGGCAAGGCGATTTATTTGGCTTATGATCATGGTTTTGAGCATGGGCCAGAAGATTTGCCGGGACAATCTTTGGATCCGCAATATATTTTGGATATTGCTGTTGAGGGCGGTTATAATGCTATTATTTTTCAAAAAGGATTAGCGGAAAAATATTATAGCGGAACAATTTACGAAAAGAAAATTCCTTTAATTTTAAAAATTAATGGTAAAGCAAATATTTGGAAAGGAGGCGATATTTATTCTTATCAAAATTGTTCAGTTAAATATGCCAAAGAATTAGGAGCGAGTGCTGTTGGTTATACCATTTATTTAGGGTCAGAACACGATGGAAAAATGTTTGCCGATTTTGGCAGAATTGTTGAAGAAGCTCATCAATTAAAAATGGCAGCTATCGCTTGGGTATATCCTCGTGGTGAATTTGTCAAAGATGATTCATCAAAAGAAATAACTGCTTATGCTGCGCGAATTGGTTTAGAATTGGGGGCAGATATGGTCAAAATAAAATACTCGGGTTCTAAAGAAAATTTTGAATGGGCGGTCAGGGCGGCAGGTAAAACGAAAGTAGTTTTATCTGGAGGCCCCAAGGTAGATGAAGAAGAATTTTTGAAGATTTTGAAAGATGTAATGGCAGCTGGGGCGGCTGGTGTGGCAGTTGGAAGAAATGTTTGGTTGTCAGCCGAGCCCCTACGGATAACCGAAAAGATTAAACAAATCGTATTCGGCGCTTAATTATTCACATTTTAAAACTTGACTTTATTAAAAATTAGAATAAAATTTTTATAAATCTTTAAAGGTCATTTTTATTCAAGTCGATTAAATTTTAATTAAAAAAATGGCAGAGAAAAAGAAATTTGAACGTAAAAAGCCACATGTTAATGTGGGTACAATCGGTCACATTGATCACGGTAAAACCACTTTAACTGCTGCAATAATGCACGTTTTAAATTTTAAGGGTTTAGTAGAAAAAGTGGAAGGCGTTGATCAAATTGATAATGCTCCCGAGGAAAAAGCAAGAGGTATTACTATTGCTTTGCATCATTCGGAATATGAGTCGGAAAAAAGACACTATGCTCATATTGATGCACCGGGACATGCTGATTACATTAAAAACATGATTACTGGTGCCGCTCAGATGGATGGTGCCGTGCTTGTTGTTTCGGCGGCTGATGGTCCAATGCCTCAAACTCGTGAGCATATACTTTTGGCGCGCCAAGTCGGTGTTCCAGCAATAATTGTTTTCTTAAATAAAGTTGATCAGGTAAGCGATCCAGAATTGATTGATTTGGTTGAAAATGAAGTTCGTGAATTATTATCTAAATATCAATTTCCTGGTAATGAAGTTCCAGTAATTCGCGGTTCCGCTTTGGCCGCATTAAATGCTAAATCAATCGATGATCCAGCTTGCAAACCAATTTTAGATTTGGTTGAAGCAATGGATAGTTATATTCCTGATCCTGTTCGTGAAGTTGATAAACCATTTTTGATGCCAATCGAAGATGTTTTCTCAATCGAAGGACGAGGAACTGTTGTTACTGGTCGTGCTGAAAGAGGGGTTTTGAAATTAAATGAAGAAGTTGAGGTTGTTGGTTTAAGACCAACTCAAAAAACAGTTGTCACCGGTATTGAGATGTTTAATAAAACATTAGATGAAGCTCAAGCGGGTGATAATGTTGGTATTTTGTTGCGTGGTCTAAAGAAGGAGGACGTAGAAAGAGGTCAGGTTGTTGCCAAACCAGGCAGCGTTACTCCTCATACTGAATTTGAGGCAGAGGTTTATATTTTAACTAAGGAGGAAGGAGGAAGACATACTCCATTCTTCAATGGTTATAAACCTCAGTTTTATATTCGAACCACCGATGTTACTGGTGAAGTTACTCTTCCTCAAGGCATTGAAATGGTGATGCCTGGCGATAATGTTAATTTGACTATTAAATTAATTGCGCCGGTTGCCTTGGAAGAGAAACAAAGATTTGCTATTCGTGAAGGTGGTAAAACTGTCGGCGCGGGTGTGGTAACAAAAATTCTCAAATAAAATTTTTAATTAGCTCTTTCCAACAACAATGACTAAAAAAGATGAATTGCAACAAAAAATAAGAATAAAACTGAAAGCCTACGATCATAAAGTGTTAGATAATTCTTGTAAACAAATCGTTGAAACTGCTAGCCGTTATGTAAAAGAAATTATTGGTCCGATGCCATTACCCACTGAAATCCGACGTTATACCATTAATCGTTCAACTTTCATTGATAAAAATTCACGAGAACAGTTTGAAATCCGCATTCACAAAAGAATCCTTGACATACTTAATCCGAATCAAAAACTAATTGATGCTCTGATGAACCTAAATTTGCCGGCAGGAGTAGACATTGAGATTAAGATGTAGAGAGTAAAAAATAAATGCCGGGCGGCCTCTTCTCGAAATTATCTTGAGAAGAAAAACCCGGCATTTATTTATCCAAAATATTGATAAAAATTTTAAAATATATAAAATAACGAAAAAATATGGCTAAATTCATTCTCGCTCAAAAAATAGGAATGACCGAAATTTTTCAGAATGACAAGATGATTCCAGTAACTGTTTTAGAAGCAGGTCCTGTTGTGGTTACGCAAATAAAGACCAAAGAGCGAGATGGTTATTATGCCGTTCAGGTTGGTTTTGGCGCGAAGAAAAAAATTTCCAAAGCTTTAAAAGGCCATTTAAAAAACCTGGGCAATTTTAGATGGATAAAAGAGTTTAAAGTATCTGAGTCAGAAATAAATAATTATAAAGTTGGTGATAAAATAGATGTTTCAATTTTTCAAGAGGGCGAGAAAATTAAGATTTCGGGCACTAGTAAAAGCAAGGGTTTTCAAGGCGTGGTAAAAAGACATGGTTTCCATGGCGGTCCTAAAACCCATGGACAAAAAAATCGATTGCGCGCTCCCGGTTCAATTGGTGCTACACATCCCCAACATGTTGCTAAAGGAAGGAAGATGGCTGGGCGAATGGGTGGCGAAAGAATAACTTTAAAAAATGTAAAAATTGCAAAAATAATCAATGATAAAAATTTGATTTGTATAAAAGGGGCGGTGCCGGGAAAAAAAGGAGAATTAGTCGAGATTTTAGCTTAATTTTATGAAAGTGGATTTATATAATCAAAAAGGAGAAGTGATTGACCAGATTAATGTATCTGATAGAATTTTTGGTTATAAATGGAATTCCGTTTTAGTGCATCAAGTTCTTGTAGCTTTACAAAGCAATAAAAGAAAACCTATTGCGCATGCAAAAGATAGAGGAGAAGTTTCTGGCGGCGGAAGGAAACCTTGGCGTCAAAAAGGAACAGGCCGCGCTCGTCATGGTTCTATTCGTTCTCCTTTGTGGATTGGTGGCGGTGTCACTTTTGGTCCGACCAAGGAGAAAAAATATGATAAAAAAATCAATAAAAAAACCAAACTGAATGCTTTACTATCAGTTTTGTCTAAAAAATTTTCTGATCAAGAAATTAAAATTATTGATAAAATAGAACTTGAACAGCCAAAAACCAAAGAAATGGCAAAAATTTTAAAAAATTTTTTAAATGATAAAAAAAGAAACCAGGGATTATTGATTTTGCCAACAAACGATAGAAATCTTATAAAAAGCACTCGTAATTTATCATTTGCCCAAGCAACTACTATAGAAAATCTTGATTTAATTAATCTTTTAACTTTTAAAAACCTGATTTTTATAAAAGAAGCTGTCGAAAAATTAGAAGAGAAAATAAAATAATATATGTCTTTATTTTCAAAGAAAAAAACTGATAAGGAGGAGAAGAAAGATGTTGAAATTAAAAAACAGGAAGAAGTTAAAAAGCCTGATTCATTTAATAAAAATGTTTTAATAATAAAACAACCACGAGTGACGGAAAAAAGTCAATTGATGAAACAAGTTAGGCAATATGTTTTTGATGTGGATAAAAAAGCAAATAAAGCGGAAGTAAAAAAGGCTGTGGAATATATTTATAATGTTAAGGTTGAAAAAGTACGAATAATAAATATTTCCGCAAAAAAAAGACGCCTAGGAGCTACACAAGGAAAAAAGTCGGGTCATAAAAAAGCTATTGTTACTTTAAAAGAAGGATACCAAATTGAAATCATTCCTCAAAAATAAGAGAAAAATATGAAAAAACTTAAACCAACAACTCCATCACGGCGGCAAATGACAATTCTTGAATATAAGAAAATTTTGACAACTAATGAACCGAAAAAACAATTAACCAAACCTCTTAAGAAAAAAGCGGGTAGAAATTCTAGTGGCAGAATTACTGTTCGTCATCAGGGCGGAGGAAACAAAAGACTGTATCGTTTAGTTGACTTTAAACAAGATAAATTTAATATTATTGGAACAATCAAAACGATTGAATATGATCCCAATCGAAATACTTTTATTGGTCTGGTTTCTTATGCTGATGGTGAATATCGTTATGTTTTATTGCCGGAAGGAGTAGAAGTTGGTCAGCAAATTATTAGTTCCGAAAATGCTCCAATTAAAGTCGGTAATCGCTTGCCTTTAAAAAATATTCCAGTTGGCACTAGCGTTTTTAATATTGAAATAATGCCAGGCACCGGTGGTAAATTGGTTCGTAGTGCTGGTTCAGTCGCTGAAGTGATGGGTCTCGAGGACAAATACTGTATTTTAAAAATGCCTTCTGGAGAAATTAGAAAAGTTTTATCAAATTGTTATGCAACAATAGGCGTTCCATCAAATACAGAATACCGCACTTTAAATATTGGGAAAGCTGGAAGAACTCGTTGGTTGGGAATTAGGCCAACAGTTCGTGGTTCTGCAATGAATCCCTGTGACCATCCTTATGGTGGAGGCGAGGGGCGTCAACCTCGTGGTACGCGCAGGCCAAAAACAGCATGGGGTAAAGTTACTGGCGGTCACAAGACACGAAAGAAAAGAAAATGGTCGAATGTACTAATTCTTAAACGCAGAAAATAAATTATGAGCAGAAGTCTTAAAAAAGGTCCATACATTGACCCAAAGCTATTAAAGAAAATCGCTAAAATTAAACCTGATTCTGGTCAGGTTATTAAAACTTGGTCAAGAGCTTCGGTAATTTCGCCAGAAATGATCGGATATACTTTTGCGGTTCATAACGGTAAGGATTTTATTGAGGTTAAAATTACCGAAGAAATGGTCGGTCATCGTTTAGGTGAATTTGCGCCCACTCGTAAATTTATTAAACATGGTGGTAAGATGCAAAGAGAATTAGAAAAGAAGGCGGCGACCGCATCTAATCAATAAAAAAATTTATGAACGAAAAGAAAACAGCAATAGCAAAATTAAAATATTTACATATGGCACCACGCAAAGTGAGATTTATTGCTGATTTAATTAAAGGAAAACATATTGTTGAGGCAGAAGCACAATTGCTTTATTGTCGTCGTCGCGCCGCTAAACCGATTTTAAAATTATTACATTCAGCAATCAATAATGCTCTTAACAAGAAATTAAATAAAGACACTCTTTATATTAGTTCTATTACAGTAGATCAAGGTCCTATGTTAAAAAGGTGGTTGCCAAGAGCGATGGGGAGGGCTACTCCCATTCAAAAAAAGATGTCGCATATCACTATGGTTTTATCTGAAGGAAAGCAATTTAATCGTTTTGTTGTGCCTAAAGCAAAAATTACTAAATCTGAAAAATCAATAAAGAAGGA from Patescibacteria group bacterium harbors:
- a CDS encoding DedA family protein, with the translated sequence MWLTLLILFVLAIFLGEELMLFVGAMIHIGLLPLWQTFFVMMLAVYFGDFLFFYLGYHYGDGLIEKLINKKLIKQAKAERIRGIFHRGGTWILFVSKFAYGLNHLTQLVAGAMKFDVKKYIKNQLVVSLGWVIFYLFIGYTFSAVLSDIFFDIRALSIALLLIFALIFALGWIIDFIITRIFPRENQ
- the tuf gene encoding elongation factor Tu, yielding MAEKKKFERKKPHVNVGTIGHIDHGKTTLTAAIMHVLNFKGLVEKVEGVDQIDNAPEEKARGITIALHHSEYESEKRHYAHIDAPGHADYIKNMITGAAQMDGAVLVVSAADGPMPQTREHILLARQVGVPAIIVFLNKVDQVSDPELIDLVENEVRELLSKYQFPGNEVPVIRGSALAALNAKSIDDPACKPILDLVEAMDSYIPDPVREVDKPFLMPIEDVFSIEGRGTVVTGRAERGVLKLNEEVEVVGLRPTQKTVVTGIEMFNKTLDEAQAGDNVGILLRGLKKEDVERGQVVAKPGSVTPHTEFEAEVYILTKEEGGRHTPFFNGYKPQFYIRTTDVTGEVTLPQGIEMVMPGDNVNLTIKLIAPVALEEKQRFAIREGGKTVGAGVVTKILK
- the rpsJ gene encoding 30S ribosomal protein S10 yields the protein MTKKDELQQKIRIKLKAYDHKVLDNSCKQIVETASRYVKEIIGPMPLPTEIRRYTINRSTFIDKNSREQFEIRIHKRILDILNPNQKLIDALMNLNLPAGVDIEIKM
- the rplC gene encoding 50S ribosomal protein L3, which translates into the protein MAKFILAQKIGMTEIFQNDKMIPVTVLEAGPVVVTQIKTKERDGYYAVQVGFGAKKKISKALKGHLKNLGNFRWIKEFKVSESEINNYKVGDKIDVSIFQEGEKIKISGTSKSKGFQGVVKRHGFHGGPKTHGQKNRLRAPGSIGATHPQHVAKGRKMAGRMGGERITLKNVKIAKIINDKNLICIKGAVPGKKGELVEILA
- the rplD gene encoding 50S ribosomal protein L4, which encodes MKVDLYNQKGEVIDQINVSDRIFGYKWNSVLVHQVLVALQSNKRKPIAHAKDRGEVSGGGRKPWRQKGTGRARHGSIRSPLWIGGGVTFGPTKEKKYDKKINKKTKLNALLSVLSKKFSDQEIKIIDKIELEQPKTKEMAKILKNFLNDKKRNQGLLILPTNDRNLIKSTRNLSFAQATTIENLDLINLLTFKNLIFIKEAVEKLEEKIK
- the rplW gene encoding 50S ribosomal protein L23; amino-acid sequence: MIKQPRVTEKSQLMKQVRQYVFDVDKKANKAEVKKAVEYIYNVKVEKVRIINISAKKRRLGATQGKKSGHKKAIVTLKEGYQIEIIPQK
- the rplB gene encoding 50S ribosomal protein L2; translated protein: MKKLKPTTPSRRQMTILEYKKILTTNEPKKQLTKPLKKKAGRNSSGRITVRHQGGGNKRLYRLVDFKQDKFNIIGTIKTIEYDPNRNTFIGLVSYADGEYRYVLLPEGVEVGQQIISSENAPIKVGNRLPLKNIPVGTSVFNIEIMPGTGGKLVRSAGSVAEVMGLEDKYCILKMPSGEIRKVLSNCYATIGVPSNTEYRTLNIGKAGRTRWLGIRPTVRGSAMNPCDHPYGGGEGRQPRGTRRPKTAWGKVTGGHKTRKKRKWSNVLILKRRK
- the rpsS gene encoding 30S ribosomal protein S19; this encodes MSRSLKKGPYIDPKLLKKIAKIKPDSGQVIKTWSRASVISPEMIGYTFAVHNGKDFIEVKITEEMVGHRLGEFAPTRKFIKHGGKMQRELEKKAATASNQ
- the rplV gene encoding 50S ribosomal protein L22, giving the protein MNEKKTAIAKLKYLHMAPRKVRFIADLIKGKHIVEAEAQLLYCRRRAAKPILKLLHSAINNALNKKLNKDTLYISSITVDQGPMLKRWLPRAMGRATPIQKKMSHITMVLSEGKQFNRFVVPKAKITKSEKSIKKEKVETKKAEYKQKEQKVVEKKPKEGAVKKFFRRKEIA